The nucleotide sequence GGGTGGGCATCCCGCAGGCAAACTCAACCACCTCTATCGCACGCCTGACCTCCCCTGAGGCATCCTTTTTGTCCTTGCCGTTCTCCAGGGTCACAAGGGAGGAGAGCTCATCGAAGTTCTCCTCCATGAGCATCTTCAGCCGAAAGAGGATGCGTGCCCTCTCGACCACAGGGGTCGAAGACCACCCCGAGAAGGCCTCCTCCGCCGCCCTTACTGCTCTTTCCACATCCTCTTCTGTGGAAAGCGGGGTTTGGGCTATGACCTCTGCCGTAGCAGGGTTGTAGACGGGCTCTGTCGGCAGATCTTCCCTCTTCTGCCACTCCCCCCCGATGAGGTTGCGCACCTTCCACTGCATCTTCTGCATAGCTCTCCTTTTTCTCTTACCGCTCGTCCTGCTTCCTGCCGTACCGCATCGCCTGCCGGTAGAACTCGTAGGGAGCGTTCAACATCTCCAGGTAAGCGTCTGAGGCCCCCCGCATCAGCCGCTCGAACGCTTCGAGCTGCTCCCTGGTGTTCTCCGAGAGCTGCCGGGCGACGCGCTCCCCGCTCTCGGCCTGCTCCGCGAGCTCCCTCTGCAGGCTCCCGAAAAAGTCCTCCAGAAGCCGCGCGCTGCGCTCCTGCACGGCGTTCGTCTGCTCGAGCACCCCACGGTAGGCCTCCAGGCTCTCCCTGAGAGCCTCGCCGGTCCGCCGCTGGCCCTCGAGCGCCTCGTCCACGACCCTCACGTAGGACTCCATCGCCCGGGCGAGCGCCCGGTTGGCCTCCGCCTGGCTCTCGAGGAGCCCCTGCAGGCTCTTCGCCCACCCTTCGACGAGGCCGGTGTTCCTCTTCTGAGCCTCGATGAAGCTCTCCGCGAACGCCCTGTAGGAGTCTCCCAGCGCCGCCGCGATCTCCCGTCCCGCCTCCGGTTCCCTCTCCACCACCTTCTACGACCTCCTTCTCCCCCGTACGAACCGTATTGTAGTCGTTTGAGAAGGTGCCCCGCCGGGCACAGAGAGACCTTGGAAAGAATCTCAGGCGAAAGGAGCGTGTAAAGATGCGCGCGATGGTGACTCCAGAGTTCGGACCACCGGAGCTCTTCGAGGAGCGAGACGTACCCCGCCCGGAGCCGGGTCCGGGCGAGATACTGGTCAGGGTCGTCGCCGCCGGCACCAACCCGGTGGACGCCAAGATCCGGGCCAACGGCACCGCCTTCGGCCTCGAGGCCCCGCTGGTCCTCGGCGCGGACGTCTCTGGGGTCGTCGAGGAGGTGGGCCCCGGCGTGACGGAGTTCTCCCCTGGAGAGGAGGTCTACTACACACCCGAGATCTTCGGCGAGAAGTCCAACGGGAGCTACGCCGAGTACAGCGCGGTCCCGGCGGCCATCGTCGCCCCCAAGCCGCCCTCGCTCTCGCACGAGGAGGCCGCGGCGGTCCCGCTCGCCGGGGGCACCGCCTACGAGGCGATCGTGCGCCGGCTCGACGTGAAGGTCGGGGAGACCGTCCTGATCCACGGCGGCGCCGGCGGGGTCGGATCGTTCGCGGTCCAGATAGCGAAGGCCGCGGGAGCCCGGGTGCTCGCGACCGCGGGCCCGGACAACCAGAAGACCCTCGAAGACCTCGGCGCCGACGTCGCCATAGACTACCGCAGCCAGGACGTCTCCGAGGTCGCGCTCGCCGAGACCGGCGGAGCAGGCGTGGACGCGGTCTTCGACACCGTCGGCGGCGAGACCTGCGCGCAGAGCGCCGCCTGCACCCGGCCCTTCGGCAGGCTCGCGACGATCCTCGGGGCTCAGGGCGACCTCACGCAGCTCTACCTGAAGAACCAGACGCTCTACGGCGTCTTCCTCACCCGCGAGAGGCGACGCCTGGAAGAGATGACCCGGCTCATCGAGCGGGGGCAGATGAGACCGCTGCTCGACGAGGTGCTCGACCTCACCCAGGTCGCCAAAGCCCACGCGCGCCTCGATTCTGGTCACGGACGCGGTAAGGTCGTGCTGCGCGTCTCCTCCTGAGAACGAAGGAAGGCGAAGGTGTAAGGACCATGGACACCAGAAGCGGCACCCTCAAACGAGAGATAGCCCGCAGGATGGAGGAGGGCCGGGAGCGCACCCGGATGTTGCTCTCCACCGTCTCCGACGAGGACCTCTACGCCCAGCACAGCACCATCATGAGCCCCCTCATCTGGGACTACGGCCACATCGGCAACTACGAGGAGCTCTGGCTCCTGAAAGAGGTGGCGGGGAGGGAACTCTCCGACCGGGAGCTCTTCGACATCTACAACGCCATGCTCACCCCGCGCAGCGAGCGCCCCTCGCTGGAGATGCTCGACCGGGAGCAGGCCGACCGCTACCTGGACACCGTGCGCGCCGCCGCGCTCGAGGTGCTGCGTGAGGTCGACCTCGAGGACGGCGGCCCCCTGCTCGAGGGCGGCTTCGTCTACAACATGGTCCTCCAGCACGAGGCCCAGCACAACGAGACCATGCTCCAGACGCTGCAGCTCATGCGGGGAGAGGGCTACCGGCCCGAACCCCGCAGGCATCTCCCCCCGGCGAACCCACCCGAGGAGGAGATGGTCCACGTCCCGGCCGGGGCGTTTCTCATGGGGACCGACGATACCGCGTGGGCGCTCGACAACGAGCGCCCGGCGCACGAGGTCGATCTGCCCGGCTTCTACATAGACAAAGTACCCGTCACCAACGCCGCCTTCCTCGAGTTCGTCGAGGACGGGGGCTACCGGAGAAAGGAACTCTGGGAGCCGGAGGGGTGGGCTTGGATCCGCGAAGAGGAGATCACCCACCCCATGTCCTGGCACCGGAGCGCGGCCGGCGGGTGGCGCATCCGGCGTTTCGGCTTCGACGAGCCGCTCGACCCCGAGGCACCGGTCATGCACGTCTCCTGGTACGAGGCCGACGCGTACGCCCGCTGGGCCGGCAAACGGCTCCCGACCGAGGCCGAGTGGGAGAAGGCGGCCTCCTGGGACCCCGAGAACGAGACCAAGCGCCTCTTCCCCTGGGGGGACGATCCCCCGACGCCCGAGAGGGCGAACCTCGACCAGCTCGCCTTCCGCCCGGCCGGGGTGGGCGCCTTCCCCGAAGGCGCCAGCCCCTACGGCGTTTTGGGCCTGATCGGGGACGTCTGGGAGTGGACCGCGACCGAGTTCTCCGGCTACCCCGGCTTCGAGAGCTTCCCCTACCGGGAGTACTCCGAGGTCTTCTTCGACGACGGGTACATGGTGCTGCGCGGCGGCTCCTGGGCGACCCGGCCCTGCGCCATCCGCAACACCTTTCGCAACTGGGACTTCCCGATAAGGCGCCAGCTCTTCGCCGGGTTCCGCTGCGCCCGCAGCGAGTAGGGATGTGCCGCCTGGCCGCCTACCTCGGAGGCCCCGAGGCGACCGTCTCCTCGCTCGTGCTCGAGCCGCCCCACTCGCTGCTCGTCCAGAGCCACGCCCCGCGGGAGATGCTCTCCGGCACGGTGAACGCCGACGGCTTCGGGGCCGGGTGGTACGTGCCGTGGGCCGGCGAGGAGCCCGCGCTCTACCGCTCGACGCGTCCCATCTGGTCCGACCGCAGCTTCGCGAGCATCGCCCCGAGGACCCGCTCCCGCTGCATCCTCGCCGCCGTGCGCAGCGCCACCCCGCCGCTCGTGGCAGAGGAGAGCGGGACCCCGCCGTTCTCCTCGGGCAGGTACCTCTTCGCGCACAACGGCGCCATAGAAGGCTTCCAGCGAAAGGTCATGCGACGGCTGCGCCACTCCCTGAGCGACGAGTCCTACGCCGCGCTCTCCGGCGCAACGGATTCGGAGACAGTCTTCGCCCTCCTGCTGGACCTCCTGCGGGAGAACGAGGACCCCGGCGCCGCGCTCGCCGGGACCGCCCGC is from Rubrobacter naiadicus and encodes:
- the egtC gene encoding ergothioneine biosynthesis protein EgtC, whose translation is MCRLAAYLGGPEATVSSLVLEPPHSLLVQSHAPREMLSGTVNADGFGAGWYVPWAGEEPALYRSTRPIWSDRSFASIAPRTRSRCILAAVRSATPPLVAEESGTPPFSSGRYLFAHNGAIEGFQRKVMRRLRHSLSDESYAALSGATDSETVFALLLDLLRENEDPGAALAGTARRVVELCEERGAAARLNLAVTDGETMAFTRLASRGRADSLYVLEDGAAFPQATVVASERLDGDPKWREVPEGHLLSVSGAGITLRPLS
- a CDS encoding zinc-dependent alcohol dehydrogenase family protein is translated as MRAMVTPEFGPPELFEERDVPRPEPGPGEILVRVVAAGTNPVDAKIRANGTAFGLEAPLVLGADVSGVVEEVGPGVTEFSPGEEVYYTPEIFGEKSNGSYAEYSAVPAAIVAPKPPSLSHEEAAAVPLAGGTAYEAIVRRLDVKVGETVLIHGGAGGVGSFAVQIAKAAGARVLATAGPDNQKTLEDLGADVAIDYRSQDVSEVALAETGGAGVDAVFDTVGGETCAQSAACTRPFGRLATILGAQGDLTQLYLKNQTLYGVFLTRERRRLEEMTRLIERGQMRPLLDEVLDLTQVAKAHARLDSGHGRGKVVLRVSS
- the egtB gene encoding ergothioneine biosynthesis protein EgtB, with product MDTRSGTLKREIARRMEEGRERTRMLLSTVSDEDLYAQHSTIMSPLIWDYGHIGNYEELWLLKEVAGRELSDRELFDIYNAMLTPRSERPSLEMLDREQADRYLDTVRAAALEVLREVDLEDGGPLLEGGFVYNMVLQHEAQHNETMLQTLQLMRGEGYRPEPRRHLPPANPPEEEMVHVPAGAFLMGTDDTAWALDNERPAHEVDLPGFYIDKVPVTNAAFLEFVEDGGYRRKELWEPEGWAWIREEEITHPMSWHRSAAGGWRIRRFGFDEPLDPEAPVMHVSWYEADAYARWAGKRLPTEAEWEKAASWDPENETKRLFPWGDDPPTPERANLDQLAFRPAGVGAFPEGASPYGVLGLIGDVWEWTATEFSGYPGFESFPYREYSEVFFDDGYMVLRGGSWATRPCAIRNTFRNWDFPIRRQLFAGFRCARSE
- a CDS encoding aldehyde dehydrogenase family protein; this translates as MQKMQWKVRNLIGGEWQKREDLPTEPVYNPATAEVIAQTPLSTEEDVERAVRAAEEAFSGWSSTPVVERARILFRLKMLMEENFDELSSLVTLENGKDKKDASGEVRRAIEVVEFACGMPT